GAGAAGTGAAACAAGGGAAACGGCTCTCACGATGAAATGCCTTGTCCCGCACGGCGTCAGATGTCTAGGATTGAGAAGGCTCTTTGAGCCGCTCCGGGTTTCACGTCTTGTTGGTTCGGGTCACGGGTGCTTTATCATGCCGCCGCGTTCCGCTGTTGCGGTCATCGTCGCGTTCTGGCTCGCCATCACTGCTTACATCGCGTACCGCGACGTGTGGCCGCGCGTGTTCGCGTCCGGCCCGCCGCCGGTCACGATCGAACTCGCGGACGAGGCCAAGCAGAACATCCCCGCGCGGTGGACGCTGTACCGCAACGGGCAGCGGGTCGGCAAACTCACGACCCTGATGAAGTACCACGACGCGGACGACGCCTTTCAGTTCAGCTACCGCTACACGCAGCTCCAACTCGAACAGGGCGGTATCACGCTCGAAGTCCCGGAAGCCACCTCGGACGTGCGCATGACCCGGAGCGGCGACCTGAAAGAGCAGAGCCTGACCGCGCGGGTCAAAGCGGTTACCCGCGGCATCACAATCGAGGGCACGATCGACGTGCGCGGGGAAGTCAAAAACAACAAGCTGACCGGGCGCGCCGAATTGAAAAGCGCCCTGCTCACGATCGCGAGCGACCTCGAACCGATGGAAGTGAAGCAGGGGCAACCGCTGAACCCGCTCCAACCGGTGAACCGCATCAACGGCGTGCGCGGCGGGCACCGGTGGAACGTTCACGAGTACAACCCGCTTCAGGACGCGCTCGGTGACTTGATTCGCAAACAAATCGCCAAGAGCGGGATATCGCTCGGTGCTCCTAAACCTAAAGCCTCACTTATCGCGGACGTGGACCGTTCGCCGCGAAACCTGCTGTGGCAGAACCAGGAAATCGCGTGCTGGGTGATCGAGTACCGGCGCGACGCGGACGTGATCGCCCGCACCTGGGTGCAAGTCACCGACGGCAAGGTGCTGCGCCAGGAAGCGTCCGAGGGCGGTGAATCGCTCATGTTCGACCGGGAAGATTGATCTCAATTTCTGTCTGTACCCCGAAGGGGTTGTACATCGGAGCCCAGGGTCGCAACGCGCCCCTGGGAACTCAATGACTACGACTACGACGGTGGCTTTTGTTTCCCAGGGTGCGCTCGCGTTGCGACCGACCCTGGGCTCCGATGTACAACCCCTTCGGGTAAGAAACAAAAACGGCGGGGTAGGTTCAGCCATGATCCGAATCGACAATGTCACAAAACTCTACGGCCCGAAGGTCGCGGTGCAAGACCTCAGCTTGCACGTCCCCGCGGGCGAACTGTTCGCCTTTCTGGGGCCGAACGGGGCCGGGAAGACGACCACCATCAAGATGCTCTGCGGACTGCTCTTCCCCACAACCGGGAGCGTGAGCATCGGCGGGTTCAATGTGCGTACCCAGGGCGACCACGCCCGCGCACTCGTCAGCTACGTGCCCGACCAGCCGTTCCTTTATGAGAAACTGACCGGGCGCGAGTTCCTCCAGTTCACGGCCGATCTCTACGCGATGCCGGCGGCGAAAGTTGCGGAGAAAATCGAAGAGGTGATCGAGCTGTTCCACCTCGACGAGTTCGTGGACGACCTCACCGAGCGCTACTCGCACGGGATGCGCCAGCGCACCGTGTTCGCCGCGGCGCTCGTTCACGATCCGAAGTTGCTGATCGCCGACGAACCGACCGTGGGTTTGGACCCGAAGAGCATCCGCGAACTCAAAGTGCTGCTCCGCAAGCTCGCGGCCGGAGGAATGACGGTGTTCCTCAGCACACACACACTGGACATCGCCCAGGAACTCGCCGACCGCATCGGGATCTTGGACCGCGGTCAGCTCCTCGGGTGCGGCACCATGAGCGATCTGCGCAAGCAAGCGAACCAGGACGGGAGTCTCGAAGACCTGTTCATGAAGATCACAGAAGAAACGCCGAATGAGGCCGCGCCGGTCTGAACTCTGTTTGCACCGAAACGAGAGATGCCACCGCCGAAGGTGTTGCGCCCATACCGCCGCGATTGCATCCACCAGTGCCATCGATTGAAGGCTGCGCGAGCCGGAAACAGTAAGTGAAACTGCTTGATTTTTCCGTACACTAGTATACAATTGATTAATGGCGACTATGTAGGTCGACTTCCTCGTTTGAGGGGACACAGATGGGGCATCAGTGCCACCGTAATACGGAGGTCTCGTTTTGAACGAGCCGCGACCGCAAGGGAGCGGGGCTGTAGCTCCCCGTGCGCTGAATTGCGCCCGCTAAAAATTGCCTAACGCCTCTCGCTCCCTTGCGGTCGCGGCTCGTAATCTGAAATCGAGCTAAATGTGAGCCTGGAGTCGCAATTTTTGGGGTGATTGTTAGCGTTTGTTAGCCGTTTTTGGCTCGTCGCTAGAAGCGTGGAAATTACCAAGTGTTTGAAGTGTCAGTAGTTGGATCGTTTTCGCGGTCTATGGGATGGCGCAGGTCCAAAAATGTTAGTGTTTGTTAGCTCGGGCGGGGTGAAGTGAGTGGCGCAGGTCGCCTCGGAACTCCGAGAACCGGGGCCGTTGGTTCAAGAATGGGTTAGGGGAACCGAAACATGGGTGCTGAAATTCCCGCCGTCGCCGATCAGGGCGCGCTGTTTCGGCGCCTCCGCGCGCAACTGTTTCGTAACGGTCTGCGTGTGGCCCTCGAGAACGGCCGCGTGCGGTTGCTCACCATGATCGCCACGAGCGGGCTCGTGGCCGCGTTCACGTTCGCGGTGAGCCTGTACTTGTTCAACCAGCTCGCGGTCAACAACATCCCGTTCAAGGGGGCCATTGTCGAAGCGCTCTTCGACCTGCTGTTCTTCACGCTCGGCACGATGCTCATCTTCTCGACCGGCATCATCCTCTACGCGAGCCTGTTCACCAGTCCAGAAGCGCGGTTCCTGCTCTGTTCGCCGGCCCGCGCGGACCAGATTTTTGCGATGAAGTTCCAGGCCGCGGTGATGTTCAGTTCGTGGGGGTTCGTGGTCCTCGGTGTGCCGATCTTCGTGGCCTACGGCATCATGTCGAGCGTACCGTGGTACTTCTACCCGCTCTTGCCCGCGTA
The Gemmata palustris DNA segment above includes these coding regions:
- a CDS encoding ABC transporter ATP-binding protein: MIRIDNVTKLYGPKVAVQDLSLHVPAGELFAFLGPNGAGKTTTIKMLCGLLFPTTGSVSIGGFNVRTQGDHARALVSYVPDQPFLYEKLTGREFLQFTADLYAMPAAKVAEKIEEVIELFHLDEFVDDLTERYSHGMRQRTVFAAALVHDPKLLIADEPTVGLDPKSIRELKVLLRKLAAGGMTVFLSTHTLDIAQELADRIGILDRGQLLGCGTMSDLRKQANQDGSLEDLFMKITEETPNEAAPV